A window of Pseudomonas mucidolens contains these coding sequences:
- the xdhB gene encoding xanthine dehydrogenase molybdopterin binding subunit — MSNHHAVEKSQAELAELFAKDLTSGVGRSVKHDSAAKHVSGEAQYIDDRLEFPNQLHLYARLSDRAHAKILSIDTAPCYAFEGVRIVITHHDVPGLKDIGPLLPGDPLLAIDDVQFVGQPVLAVAARDLETARKAAMAAVIEYEDLEPVLDVVEALRKRHFVLDSHTHQRGDSAGALATAKHRIQGSLHIGGQEHFYLETQISSVMPTEDGGMIVYCSTQNPTEVQKLVAEVLDVSMNKIVVDMRRMGGGFGGKETQAASPACLCAVVAHLTGQPTKMRLPRVEDMLMTGKRHPFYIEYDVGFDDSGRLHGIQLELAGNCGCSPDLSASIVDRAMFHSDNSYYLGDATVNGHRCKTNTASNTAYRGFGGPQGMVAIEEVMDAIARHLVLDPLAVRKVNYYGKTERNVTHYYQTVEHNMLEEMTAELEASSQYAERREAIRRYNANSPILKKGLALTPVKFGISFTASFLNQAGALIHIYTDGSIHLNHGGTEMGQGLNTKVAQVVAEVFQVEIDRVQITATNTDKVPNTSPTAASSGADLNGKAAQNAAETIKQRLVEFAARKFEVSEAEVEFHNGHVRIRDQILTFEALIQQAYFAQVSLSSTGFYKTPKIFYDRSQARGRPFYYFAFGAACCEVIVDTLTGEYKMLRTDILHDVGASLNPAIDIGQVEGGFIQGMGWLTMEELVWNNKGKLMTSGPASYKIPAVADMPLDLRVKLVENRKNPEDTVFHSKAVGEPPFMLGIASWCAIKDAVASLGDYRHQPKIDAPATPERVLWGCEQMRQLQAAKTVEAETEMASL; from the coding sequence ATGTCTAACCATCACGCCGTGGAAAAATCCCAGGCCGAACTCGCCGAACTGTTTGCCAAGGACCTGACCTCCGGGGTCGGTCGCAGCGTCAAGCATGACAGTGCGGCCAAGCATGTGTCGGGCGAGGCGCAGTACATCGACGACCGCCTGGAGTTTCCCAACCAGTTGCACCTGTATGCGCGCCTGTCAGACCGCGCCCACGCGAAAATCCTCAGCATCGACACCGCGCCCTGCTACGCCTTTGAAGGGGTGCGTATCGTCATCACTCATCACGATGTGCCAGGCCTGAAAGACATTGGCCCGCTGTTGCCGGGTGATCCGCTGCTGGCCATCGACGACGTGCAATTTGTCGGGCAACCGGTGCTGGCCGTCGCTGCTCGCGACCTGGAAACCGCACGCAAGGCCGCGATGGCCGCAGTGATCGAATACGAAGACCTGGAACCGGTGCTGGACGTGGTTGAAGCCTTGCGCAAACGCCATTTCGTCCTCGACAGCCATACCCATCAGCGCGGCGATTCGGCCGGTGCCCTGGCCACCGCCAAGCACCGTATCCAGGGCTCACTGCACATTGGCGGCCAGGAACACTTCTATCTGGAAACCCAGATCTCTTCGGTGATGCCCACCGAAGACGGCGGCATGATCGTTTATTGCTCCACCCAGAACCCCACCGAAGTGCAAAAGCTGGTGGCCGAAGTGCTGGACGTGTCGATGAACAAGATTGTGGTCGACATGCGCCGCATGGGCGGTGGTTTTGGCGGCAAGGAAACCCAGGCGGCGAGCCCGGCGTGCCTGTGTGCGGTAGTCGCGCACCTCACCGGCCAGCCGACCAAGATGCGCCTGCCACGGGTCGAAGACATGCTGATGACCGGCAAGCGTCACCCGTTCTATATCGAATACGACGTCGGCTTCGACGACAGCGGCCGCCTGCACGGCATTCAACTGGAACTGGCCGGCAACTGCGGCTGCTCGCCGGATCTTTCGGCGTCGATTGTCGACCGCGCGATGTTCCACTCCGACAACTCGTATTACCTGGGCGACGCCACGGTGAACGGCCATCGCTGCAAGACCAACACTGCGTCCAACACCGCCTATCGCGGTTTCGGTGGCCCGCAAGGCATGGTCGCGATCGAAGAGGTGATGGACGCCATCGCCCGTCACCTCGTCCTCGATCCGCTGGCCGTGCGCAAGGTCAACTACTACGGCAAGACCGAACGCAACGTCACTCACTACTACCAGACCGTCGAGCACAACATGCTTGAGGAGATGACTGCCGAACTCGAGGCCAGCAGCCAGTATGCCGAGCGCCGCGAGGCGATCCGGCGCTATAACGCCAACAGCCCGATCCTGAAAAAAGGCCTGGCGCTGACACCGGTGAAGTTCGGCATTTCCTTTACCGCCAGCTTCCTCAATCAGGCCGGCGCCTTGATCCATATCTACACCGACGGCAGCATCCACTTGAACCACGGTGGCACCGAGATGGGCCAGGGCTTGAACACCAAGGTCGCGCAAGTGGTGGCCGAAGTGTTCCAGGTGGAGATCGACCGGGTGCAGATCACCGCCACCAATACCGACAAGGTGCCCAATACCTCGCCGACCGCAGCCTCCAGCGGCGCCGACCTGAACGGCAAGGCAGCACAAAACGCTGCCGAGACCATCAAGCAACGCCTGGTAGAGTTTGCGGCCCGCAAGTTCGAGGTCAGCGAGGCCGAGGTGGAGTTCCACAACGGCCATGTACGCATACGCGATCAGATCCTGACGTTCGAAGCGCTGATCCAACAGGCGTATTTTGCCCAGGTGTCGCTGTCCAGCACCGGTTTCTACAAAACCCCGAAAATTTTCTACGACCGCAGCCAGGCGCGGGGCCGGCCGTTCTATTACTTCGCTTTCGGCGCAGCCTGTTGCGAAGTGATCGTCGATACGCTGACCGGCGAATACAAGATGCTGCGCACCGATATCCTTCACGATGTGGGCGCTTCGCTGAACCCGGCCATCGACATCGGCCAGGTCGAGGGCGGCTTTATCCAGGGCATGGGTTGGCTGACCATGGAAGAACTGGTGTGGAACAACAAAGGCAAATTGATGACCAGCGGTCCGGCCAGCTACAAGATCCCGGCGGTGGCCGATATGCCGCTGGACCTGCGGGTGAAGCTGGTAGAGAACCGCAAGAACCCGGAAGACACGGTGTTTCATTCCAAGGCCGTGGGTGAGCCGCCGTTCATGCTCGGAATTGCCTCGTGGTGCGCGATCAAGGATGCCGTGGCAAGCCTGGGTGACTATCGCCACCAGCCGAAGATCGATGCACCAGCGACGCCCGAACGCGTGTTGTGGGGCTGTGAGCAGATGCGCCAGTTGCAGGCCGCGAAGACCGTTGAGGCTGAAACCGAGATGGCGTCGCTTTAG
- the xdhC gene encoding xanthine dehydrogenase accessory protein XdhC — protein MNNWISALADLQLQGEPCVLVTIIEELGSTPRNAGSKMVISAEHAFDTIGGGHLEYKAMQIARDMLARGQQNTHLERFSLGASLGQCCGGVTVLLFEPMGQVQAQIAVFGAGHVGRALVPLLASLPCRVRWIDSREQEFPAHIPRGVRKIVSEEPVDEVDDLPAGSYCIVMTHNHQLDLELTAALLKRNDFAYFGLIGSKTKRVKFEHRLRERGFEAAQLQRMRCPMGLTEVKGKLPVEIAISIAGEIIALYNANFGQQTASAEPIAKLLPASRRSHAAH, from the coding sequence ATGAACAACTGGATCAGCGCCCTCGCCGACCTGCAACTCCAGGGTGAACCCTGTGTGTTGGTGACGATCATCGAAGAACTCGGCTCCACGCCGCGCAATGCCGGCTCGAAAATGGTGATCAGCGCGGAACATGCCTTCGATACCATCGGCGGCGGACATCTGGAATACAAGGCGATGCAGATCGCACGCGACATGCTCGCCCGCGGCCAGCAAAACACCCATCTGGAGCGCTTTAGCCTGGGCGCCAGCCTCGGCCAGTGCTGCGGTGGGGTGACCGTGCTGCTGTTCGAGCCCATGGGCCAGGTCCAGGCGCAGATCGCTGTGTTTGGCGCAGGCCACGTCGGCCGCGCGCTCGTGCCGCTGCTGGCGAGCCTGCCTTGCCGTGTGCGCTGGATCGACTCCAGGGAGCAGGAATTTCCGGCGCATATCCCCCGAGGCGTGCGTAAAATCGTCAGCGAAGAGCCCGTGGATGAAGTCGATGATTTGCCGGCCGGCAGTTACTGCATCGTCATGACCCATAATCACCAGCTCGACCTGGAGTTGACCGCCGCCCTGCTCAAGCGCAACGACTTTGCCTATTTCGGCCTGATCGGCTCGAAGACCAAGCGGGTCAAGTTTGAACACCGCCTGCGTGAGCGTGGCTTTGAGGCCGCGCAGTTACAACGCATGCGTTGCCCGATGGGGTTGACTGAGGTCAAAGGCAAATTACCCGTGGAAATTGCCATCTCCATCGCCGGCGAAATCATCGCCCTCTATAACGCCAATTTCGGTCAGCAGACTGCAAGCGCCGAACCTATTGCCAAGTTGCTGCCAGCCTCGCGCCGCAGCCATGCCGCCCACTAA
- the guaD gene encoding guanine deaminase, with protein sequence MPLTRKAYRAAILHSIADPAEVGIEASYEYFEDGLLVIDNGQISALGHASELLPTLAADIEITHYQDALITPGLIDTHIHLPQTGMVGAYGEQLLDWLNTYTFPCESQFADKAHAEEVADIFIKELLRNGTTTALVFGSVHPQSVNAFFEAAEKLDLRMIAGKVMMDRNAPDYLTDTAESGYQESKMLIERWHGKGRLHYAVTPRFAPTSTPEQLTLAGQLLGEYPDLYMQTHISENLQEVAWVKELFPERSGYLDVYDHYKLLGERSVFAHGVHLCDDECARLAQAGSAVAFCPTSNFFLGSGLFNLPMAEKHKLNVGLGTDVGGGTSFSLLQTLNEAYKVMQLQGARLSPFKSLYLATLGGARALRLEDRIGTLQPGTDADFLVLDYNATPLLSYRLKQANNIAETLFVLMTLGDDRAVLQTYAAGQLVHQR encoded by the coding sequence ATGCCTTTGACTCGCAAAGCCTACCGTGCCGCCATTTTGCACAGCATCGCCGACCCCGCCGAAGTGGGCATCGAAGCCTCCTATGAGTATTTCGAAGACGGCCTGCTGGTGATCGATAACGGCCAGATCAGCGCCCTGGGCCATGCCAGCGAGTTGCTGCCGACGCTGGCCGCCGACATCGAAATCACCCACTACCAGGATGCGCTGATTACCCCCGGCCTGATCGACACCCATATTCACCTGCCGCAGACCGGCATGGTCGGCGCGTACGGTGAACAGCTGCTGGATTGGCTCAACACCTACACCTTTCCTTGCGAGAGCCAGTTCGCTGACAAGGCTCACGCCGAAGAAGTCGCGGATATCTTCATCAAGGAATTGCTGCGCAATGGCACCACCACTGCGCTGGTGTTCGGCAGCGTGCATCCGCAATCGGTGAATGCATTCTTCGAAGCGGCGGAAAAACTCGACCTGCGGATGATCGCCGGCAAGGTCATGATGGACCGCAACGCGCCGGACTATCTGACCGATACCGCCGAATCCGGCTATCAGGAAAGCAAGATGCTGATCGAGCGCTGGCACGGCAAGGGCCGTTTGCACTACGCGGTGACGCCGCGTTTCGCGCCTACCAGCACCCCTGAACAATTGACCCTGGCCGGGCAACTGCTGGGGGAATACCCGGACCTGTACATGCAGACCCACATCAGTGAAAACCTGCAGGAAGTGGCTTGGGTCAAGGAGCTGTTCCCGGAACGCAGCGGTTATCTGGACGTGTACGACCATTACAAGCTGCTGGGGGAACGCTCGGTATTCGCTCACGGCGTCCACCTGTGTGACGACGAGTGTGCACGCTTGGCGCAAGCCGGCTCGGCGGTTGCGTTCTGCCCGACCTCGAACTTCTTCCTCGGCAGCGGCTTGTTCAACTTGCCGATGGCGGAAAAGCACAAGCTCAATGTCGGCCTCGGCACCGACGTCGGGGGCGGAACCAGTTTCTCGCTGCTCCAGACGCTGAACGAAGCGTACAAAGTGATGCAACTGCAGGGCGCGCGGTTGAGCCCGTTCAAGTCGCTGTACCTGGCCACCCTCGGCGGCGCGCGGGCACTGCGCCTGGAAGACCGGATCGGCACCCTGCAACCGGGCACCGACGCGGACTTCCTGGTGCTGGACTACAACGCGACACCGCTGCTCAGCTATCGCCTGAAGCAGGCGAACAACATCGCCGAGACGTTGTTTGTGTTGATGACGTTGGGGGATGATCGGGCGGTGCTGCAGACGTATGCGGCGGGTCAACTGGTCCATCAACGCTGA
- a CDS encoding GntR family transcriptional regulator: protein MNEQLQPLKKQPRAGKAGRSGTQDDIVYAHIFEAILEQRLAPGTKLSEEALGEIFGVSRTIIRRALSRLAHEGVVLLRPNRGAVVASPSIEEARQVFMARRLVERAITELAVQHATADELLELRQMVNDERDSFSRGDRGAGIRLSGEFHLKLAEAAKNAPLISFQRSLVSQTSLIIAQYESGNRSHCSYDEHTQLIDAIQARDATLAVNLMMHHMDHIDSKLNLDEESASDDLHAVFSHLLQTKKPGRSPIKL, encoded by the coding sequence ATGAACGAACAGTTGCAGCCCCTCAAGAAACAGCCGCGAGCCGGTAAGGCCGGCCGCAGTGGAACCCAGGACGATATCGTCTATGCGCATATTTTCGAGGCGATCCTTGAACAACGCCTGGCGCCCGGTACCAAATTGAGTGAAGAAGCACTGGGCGAGATCTTTGGCGTCAGCCGCACCATCATTCGCCGTGCGTTGTCGCGGTTGGCCCATGAAGGCGTGGTATTGCTGCGGCCTAACCGCGGCGCCGTGGTTGCCAGCCCGAGTATCGAAGAGGCTCGCCAGGTATTCATGGCGCGGCGTCTGGTGGAGCGGGCGATTACCGAGTTGGCCGTTCAGCATGCGACGGCCGACGAACTGCTCGAGTTGCGGCAGATGGTCAACGACGAGCGCGACAGCTTCTCGCGCGGTGATCGTGGGGCAGGTATCCGGCTTTCCGGCGAGTTCCACCTGAAGCTGGCCGAGGCGGCGAAGAACGCGCCGCTGATCAGCTTCCAGCGCAGCCTTGTGTCCCAGACCTCGTTGATCATCGCCCAGTATGAAAGTGGCAACCGCTCACATTGCTCCTACGACGAGCACACCCAACTGATCGATGCCATCCAAGCCCGGGATGCAACCCTCGCGGTGAACCTGATGATGCACCACATGGACCACATCGACAGCAAACTCAACCTCGATGAGGAAAGCGCCTCGGACGACCTGCACGCGGTGTTCTCGCATTTGCTGCAGACCAAAAAGCCAGGGCGCTCTCCGATCAAGTTGTAA
- a CDS encoding benzoate/H(+) symporter BenE family transporter produces MSDATQAPLRPLADTSPAAIVAGFIAMMTGYTSSLVLMFQAGQAAGLSSGQISSWIWALSIGTAVCSIGLSLRYRTPITIAWSTPGAALLITSLGGVSYGEAIGAYITCAVLVTICGLTGSFEKLVRRIPASLAAALLAGILFKIGSEIFVAAQHRTALVLGMFFTYLIVKRMSPRYAVLAALLVGTALSGLMGLLDFSGFHLEVATPVWTTPHFSLAATISIGIPLFVVAMTSQNMPGVAVLRADGYNVPASPLITATGLASLVLAPFGSHGINLAAISAAICTGPHAHEDRNKRYTAAVWCGVFYGIAGVFGATLAALFAALPKELVLSIAALALFGSIINGLSIAMNEPKEREAALITFMVTASGLTLFSIGSAFWGIVAGVVTLVILNVRKA; encoded by the coding sequence ATGTCCGACGCGACCCAAGCGCCGCTGCGCCCATTGGCCGACACTTCGCCCGCGGCCATCGTCGCCGGATTTATCGCCATGATGACTGGCTACACCAGCTCCCTGGTGCTGATGTTCCAGGCCGGCCAGGCTGCCGGCCTGTCCAGCGGGCAAATTTCCTCGTGGATCTGGGCGCTTTCGATCGGCACGGCGGTCTGCAGCATCGGCTTGTCGTTGCGCTATCGCACGCCGATCACGATTGCCTGGTCGACTCCCGGCGCCGCGCTACTGATCACCAGCCTGGGCGGCGTCAGTTACGGCGAAGCCATCGGTGCCTACATTACCTGCGCAGTGCTGGTGACGATCTGTGGGCTGACCGGCAGTTTTGAAAAACTGGTCAGGCGCATCCCCGCGTCCCTGGCGGCGGCCTTGCTGGCGGGAATCCTATTCAAGATCGGCAGCGAAATATTCGTCGCGGCGCAACATCGCACGGCGTTGGTGCTGGGGATGTTTTTCACCTACCTGATCGTCAAGCGCATGTCGCCGCGCTATGCCGTATTGGCAGCGCTGCTGGTCGGCACGGCGTTGTCCGGCCTGATGGGGCTGCTGGACTTCAGCGGCTTCCACCTGGAAGTCGCGACACCCGTCTGGACCACGCCGCACTTCTCTCTGGCCGCGACCATCAGCATCGGTATTCCGCTGTTCGTGGTGGCAATGACCTCGCAGAACATGCCAGGCGTCGCAGTACTGCGGGCCGACGGTTACAACGTCCCTGCCTCGCCCTTGATCACCGCCACCGGCCTGGCCTCGCTGGTATTGGCCCCTTTCGGCTCCCACGGTATCAACCTGGCAGCCATCAGCGCAGCCATCTGCACCGGGCCCCACGCCCATGAAGACCGCAACAAGCGCTATACCGCCGCGGTCTGGTGCGGGGTTTTCTACGGGATTGCCGGCGTATTCGGTGCGACATTGGCGGCGCTGTTTGCAGCACTGCCCAAGGAACTGGTGCTGTCGATTGCGGCGTTGGCGTTGTTTGGCTCGATCATCAATGGCCTGAGCATTGCCATGAATGAGCCCAAGGAGCGGGAAGCGGCGCTGATCACCTTTATGGTCACTGCGTCGGGTCTGACACTGTTTTCGATCGGCTCGGCGTTCTGGGGAATTGTCGCGGGGGTGGTGACGCTGGTGATTCTGAACGTGCGCAAGGCTTGA
- a CDS encoding LysR substrate-binding domain-containing protein codes for MRQDEHTPSNLPPLRAIQAFEQTARFGNLARAAEVLDLTPSAISHQLAKLEVMIGRQLFVRAARGVTLTPVGEQYLKDISGLLQSLEVATERAASDVSLDCLRLHSSPSFGLLWLMPRLEAFRISNPDIQINLSCSYESLHFSRDKIDVDIRHGRPNWPSYEVRTVRNETFAVLASPKLLSRCPINSAADLLAEDLILSEATLLRWPEWFAQHGLARPENPYALSFDRSYMTLEAASHGLGFALESTLLAQKYLASGALVEVAPQALSSPVAAHHLVFPKAHSSFPRVRRFLEWMEGELGHSFVF; via the coding sequence ATGCGCCAAGACGAACACACTCCATCTAACCTCCCACCGCTGAGAGCAATTCAAGCCTTCGAGCAAACGGCCCGTTTTGGCAACCTCGCCCGAGCGGCTGAAGTGCTTGATCTCACGCCTTCTGCAATTAGCCACCAGTTAGCTAAATTGGAAGTCATGATCGGTCGACAGTTGTTCGTCAGGGCTGCGCGCGGGGTGACATTAACGCCGGTGGGCGAGCAGTATCTCAAAGACATCTCTGGGCTGTTGCAGAGCTTGGAGGTCGCGACGGAGCGGGCAGCCAGTGACGTCAGTCTCGATTGCCTGAGGCTTCATTCGTCCCCCAGTTTCGGGCTACTTTGGCTCATGCCCAGGCTTGAGGCTTTCCGGATCAGTAATCCGGATATCCAGATAAACCTCTCGTGCTCGTACGAGTCGCTGCATTTCAGCCGAGACAAGATCGACGTCGATATTCGCCACGGACGACCTAACTGGCCCAGCTATGAGGTTCGCACTGTGCGTAACGAAACCTTCGCTGTCCTGGCCTCCCCGAAGCTACTTTCTCGTTGTCCTATTAACAGCGCAGCGGATCTCCTGGCGGAGGATCTGATTCTTTCTGAGGCGACCTTGCTCAGGTGGCCGGAGTGGTTTGCGCAACATGGTTTGGCGCGCCCGGAGAATCCCTACGCTTTGAGCTTCGATCGGTCATATATGACGCTCGAAGCAGCGAGCCACGGCTTGGGATTCGCTCTCGAAAGTACGTTGCTGGCGCAGAAGTATCTCGCCAGCGGTGCGTTGGTTGAGGTCGCGCCGCAAGCACTGAGTTCACCCGTAGCTGCGCATCATCTGGTTTTTCCAAAAGCACACTCCAGCTTTCCTAGGGTCAGGCGATTTCTAGAGTGGATGGAGGGAGAGTTGGGGCATAGCTTTGTATTTTAA
- a CDS encoding SDR family NAD(P)-dependent oxidoreductase: MLLQGKVAIITGAASERGIGRATAVTFAKHGAHVVILDLDEAAARDAAAALGEGHLGLAANVADETQVKEAVAKVIERFGRIDVLVNNAGITQPIKTLDIRPSDYDKVLDVSLRGTLLMSQAVIPTMRTQASGSIVCMSSVSAQRGGGIFGGPHYSAAKAGVLGLGKAMAREFGSDNIRVNSITPGLIHTDITGGLMQDERRHAIIESIPLGRLGAAQDVANAALFLASDLSSYLTGITLDVNGGMLIH; this comes from the coding sequence ATGCTTCTTCAAGGTAAAGTCGCCATCATCACTGGCGCAGCTTCGGAACGTGGCATTGGCCGCGCAACTGCCGTCACCTTCGCCAAACATGGCGCTCATGTAGTCATTCTGGATCTCGACGAGGCCGCCGCACGAGACGCAGCTGCCGCCCTCGGCGAGGGGCATCTGGGTCTTGCCGCCAACGTTGCAGACGAAACCCAGGTCAAAGAGGCCGTCGCTAAAGTCATCGAGCGATTCGGCCGGATCGACGTTCTCGTCAACAATGCCGGCATCACGCAACCCATCAAGACGTTAGACATCCGTCCCTCCGATTACGACAAAGTTCTGGATGTCAGTCTGCGCGGCACATTGTTGATGTCACAAGCCGTCATTCCCACCATGCGTACCCAGGCTTCAGGCAGCATTGTTTGTATGTCATCTGTCTCGGCTCAGCGCGGCGGCGGCATTTTCGGCGGGCCACACTACAGCGCAGCGAAAGCGGGCGTCCTTGGTCTAGGCAAAGCCATGGCGCGAGAATTTGGTTCTGACAACATCCGAGTGAACTCCATCACACCCGGTTTGATTCACACCGATATCACCGGCGGTCTGATGCAGGATGAGCGTCGCCACGCGATCATCGAAAGCATCCCGCTCGGCCGCCTGGGAGCCGCTCAGGATGTGGCAAACGCCGCGCTATTCCTCGCCAGCGACCTGTCCTCCTATCTCACCGGGATCACGCTGGATGTCAACGGCGGTATGTTGATCCACTGA
- a CDS encoding MFS transporter, with protein sequence MITTTMTLDAAATVRSSAYRKTAWRLMPFLMLCYLCAYLDRVNVGFAKLQMMSDLSLSETVYGLGAGVFFLGYFLCEVPSNLILHKVGARRWIARIMISWGIISALFAFVETAWQFYALRFLLGVAEAGLAPGLLLYLTYWFPSYRRAKMTVLWFIAIPLSGMIGGPLSGWIMTEFAGVQGWAGWQWMFVIEAIPTVIVGLMVLAYLKDGVHQATWLTDEEKELVSQELAEDNSQKVTHASVGEFLRDRRLWILACIYFCVVMGQYAITFWLPTLIRNAGVSDTMHIGLLTSLPYMCAIVAMVFMGRSGDKHQERRWHLVGPMIAGALGLTLAAMFGGNLVLSVLSLCLAAAGVLSASSLFWMLPTTLLGGVSAAAGIAGINSFANLAGFCSPYLIGWITTTTGSSAIGMYLITGVLCIGACLVLRIPAASVNR encoded by the coding sequence ATGATTACCACCACCATGACGCTCGACGCTGCTGCCACGGTTCGGTCAAGCGCTTACCGTAAAACTGCCTGGCGTTTGATGCCTTTTCTGATGCTTTGCTACCTCTGCGCTTACCTCGACCGGGTCAACGTAGGGTTTGCCAAGCTCCAAATGATGAGCGACCTCTCGCTAAGCGAGACCGTATATGGACTCGGAGCGGGGGTATTTTTCCTCGGATATTTCCTGTGCGAGGTGCCTAGTAATCTTATCCTCCACAAGGTTGGCGCTCGGCGCTGGATCGCGCGCATCATGATTTCATGGGGCATTATTTCTGCCCTCTTCGCCTTCGTCGAAACAGCTTGGCAATTCTATGCGCTACGCTTTTTGCTTGGCGTCGCAGAAGCAGGTCTCGCGCCCGGCCTACTGCTCTATCTCACTTATTGGTTTCCTTCCTATCGCCGCGCAAAAATGACTGTGCTGTGGTTCATCGCCATCCCGCTTTCCGGAATGATTGGCGGGCCTCTTTCAGGCTGGATCATGACGGAGTTCGCAGGCGTTCAGGGTTGGGCTGGTTGGCAGTGGATGTTCGTCATTGAAGCCATTCCGACTGTCATTGTCGGGCTAATGGTACTGGCTTATCTAAAGGATGGCGTGCACCAAGCTACTTGGCTGACCGATGAAGAAAAGGAACTCGTCAGCCAGGAGTTGGCCGAGGACAACAGCCAAAAGGTCACTCACGCTTCGGTCGGAGAGTTCTTACGAGATCGTCGCCTGTGGATTCTTGCCTGCATCTACTTTTGCGTGGTCATGGGCCAATACGCGATCACTTTCTGGTTGCCTACCCTGATCCGCAACGCGGGTGTTTCCGACACCATGCACATCGGTTTACTCACCAGCCTTCCGTACATGTGCGCCATCGTGGCAATGGTGTTTATGGGCCGTAGTGGGGACAAGCACCAAGAGCGTCGCTGGCACCTGGTTGGGCCAATGATTGCGGGCGCGCTGGGACTAACGCTGGCAGCGATGTTCGGAGGCAATCTGGTGCTATCGGTATTGAGCCTGTGCTTAGCGGCAGCAGGTGTCCTTTCTGCCTCGTCACTATTCTGGATGTTGCCTACCACTTTGCTCGGTGGAGTATCCGCAGCTGCGGGTATTGCCGGTATCAATAGCTTTGCCAATCTCGCAGGGTTCTGCTCGCCTTATCTGATTGGATGGATCACCACTACGACCGGCTCAAGCGCCATTGGTATGTATCTAATCACTGGTGTGCTGTGTATCGGCGCCTGTTTAGTACTACGCATTCCTGCTGCCTCGGTCAATCGTTGA
- a CDS encoding transketolase — protein sequence MTANPSRASSTTLVQRAHNIRRHALRMGQVQGQGYVGQALGAADLLAVSYFHAMTYKPEDPKWEERDRFYLSIGHYAIALYAALIEAEIVPLDELETYGSDDSRLPMSGMATYTPGMEITGGSLGQGLGIAVGACLGLKRKKSASFVYNLLSDGELNEGSTWEAVMSASHWKLDNLIAIVDVNNQQADGRSSEVLAFEPIVDRWQAFGWFTQRVDGNDLDALVKAFDAARNHPAAQPRVIICDTKMGKGVPFLETREKAHFIRVDEHEWDLALNNLDEGKTV from the coding sequence ATGACTGCCAATCCATCTCGTGCGTCGTCCACTACTCTAGTGCAGCGCGCTCACAATATTCGCCGCCACGCTTTGCGCATGGGCCAAGTCCAAGGCCAAGGCTATGTCGGTCAGGCGTTAGGCGCAGCAGACTTGCTGGCCGTGTCGTACTTCCACGCCATGACCTACAAACCTGAAGACCCGAAGTGGGAGGAACGCGATCGCTTTTACCTCTCCATCGGCCACTACGCGATCGCGCTCTATGCAGCGTTGATTGAAGCTGAAATCGTCCCCTTGGACGAACTCGAAACATACGGCTCAGACGATAGCCGTCTGCCGATGTCAGGCATGGCCACCTACACACCTGGCATGGAGATCACCGGTGGATCGCTTGGCCAAGGACTGGGAATCGCGGTGGGTGCCTGCCTCGGCTTGAAGCGCAAAAAATCTGCGTCATTCGTTTACAACCTGCTGTCGGACGGCGAGCTGAATGAAGGTTCGACCTGGGAAGCCGTAATGTCGGCGTCCCACTGGAAACTCGACAACCTCATCGCCATCGTCGACGTGAACAATCAGCAGGCCGATGGACGCTCCAGTGAGGTGTTGGCGTTTGAACCTATTGTTGATCGATGGCAAGCATTCGGCTGGTTCACCCAGCGCGTGGACGGCAACGACCTGGACGCATTGGTTAAGGCGTTTGATGCTGCCCGCAACCATCCAGCCGCTCAGCCCAGAGTGATTATCTGCGACACCAAAATGGGCAAAGGCGTGCCGTTTCTGGAAACCCGTGAGAAGGCGCATTTCATTCGCGTGGATGAGCATGAATGGGATCTCGCCCTGAACAACCTCGACGAGGGGAAAACTGTATGA